In Oncorhynchus kisutch isolate 150728-3 unplaced genomic scaffold, Okis_V2 scaffold3826, whole genome shotgun sequence, a single genomic region encodes these proteins:
- the LOC109877475 gene encoding oocyte zinc finger protein XlCOF7.1-like, translating into MTSVKLEDCSQTMELNVSIKDEEDKIEKSLSQGDHVETFSTSREKQQEDHRAKRSHHCPHCEENFSILSKLKLHVKIHTGENLFSCTDCGKRFTTSKALTVHQRVHRGEKSYPCSDCGASFSQLCTLKRHEHIHTGEKPYSCSDCGASFSQLYNLKRHERIHTGEKTYSCSDCDKCFKRSTALKVHQRTHTGEKPYSCSDCEKCFKRSTALKVHQRTHTGEKPYSCSDCGRSFSKLYNLKTHERVHTGEKPYSCFYCEKIFRTSSDQKVHQRTHTGEKPYSCSDCGKRYSQLGHLKTHEHIHTGEKPYSCSDCEKCLKTSAEQKVHQRTHTGEKPYSCSDCDKCFKTSTDRKVHQRTHTGEKPYSCSDCEKCFKTSTDRKVHQRTHTGEKPYSCSDCEKCFKRSTALKVHQRNHTGDKPYTCSDCGKSFSQLGDLKTHERIHTGEKPFSCSDCEKCFKTSTEQKVHQRTHTGEKPYSCSGCGKRFSQLGHLRRHELIHTGVKPYTCSDCGKSFSQLGDLKTHERVHTGEKPYSCFYCEKIFRTSTEQNVHQRTHTGEKPYSCSDCGKSFSKLGDLKTHERIHTGEKPYSCSDCGKSFSKLYNLKRHERMHTGVKL; encoded by the exons atgacatcagtgaagctggaagattGCAGTCAAACAATGGAGCTGAATGTCagcattaaagatgaagaagataAGATTGAGAAATCTCTTTCTCAAG gagaccatgttgagacattctctacatccagagagAAACAGCAGGAAGATCACAGAGCTAAGAGGTCTCACCACTGTCCACATTGTGAGGAGAATTTTTCAATTCTATCAAAGCTAAAATTACATgtaaaaatacacacaggagagaatctGTTTTCCTgtactgactgtgggaagagattcacaaCCTCAAAGGCTCtgacagttcatcagagagtgcaCCGAGGAGAGAAGTCATacccctgctctgactgtggggcgagtttctctcaACTGTGCACCTTAAAAAGACATGAacatatacatacaggagagaagccttactcctgctctgactgtggggcgagtttctctcaACTGTACAACTTAAAAAGACATGAACgcatacatacaggagagaagacttactcctgctctgactgtgacaAATGCTTCAAAAGATCAACTGCTCTAaaggttcatcagagaacacacacaggagaaaagccttactcctgctctgactgtgaaaAATGCTTCAAAAGATCAACTGCTCTAaaggttcatcagagaacacacacaggagaaaagccttactcctgctctgactgtgggaggAGTTTCTCTAAACTGTAcaacttaaaaacacatgaacgtgtacatacaggagagaagccttactcctgctttTACTGTGAAAAAATCTTCAGAACATCATCTGATcaaaaagttcatcagagaacacacacaggagagaagccttactcctgttcTGACTGTGGAAAGCGATACTCTCAACTGGGccacttaaaaacacatgaacatatacatacaggagagaagccttactcctgctctgactgtgaaaAATGCTTAAAAACATCAGCTGAGcaaaaagttcatcagagaacacacacaggagagaagccttactcctgctctgactgtgacaaatgcttcaaaacatcaacagatcgaaaagttcatcagagaacacacacaggagagaagccttactcctgctctgactgtgaaaaatgcttcaaaacatcaacagatcgaaaagttcatcagagaacacacacaggagagaagccttactcctgctctgactgtgaaaAATGCTTCAAAAGATCAACTGCTctaaaagttcaccagagaaATCACACAGGAGATAAGCCTTAcacctgctctgactgtggaaagagtttctctcaactgggcgacttaaaaacacatgaacgtatacacacaggagagaagcctttctcctgctctgactgtgaaaaatgcttcaaaacatcaactgagcaaaaagttcatcagagaacacacacaggagagaagccttactcctgctctggcTGTGGAAAGAGATTCTCTCAACTGGGCCACTTAAGAAGACATGAACTTATACATACAGGAGTGAAGCCTTAcacctgctctgactgtggaaagagtttctctcaactgggtgacttaaaaacacatgaacgtgtacatacaggagagaagccttactcctgctttTACTGTGAAAAAATCTTCAGAACATCAACTGAGCAAAacgttcatcagagaacacacacaggagagaagccttactcctgctctgactgtggaaagagtttctctaaACTGGGGgacttaaaaacacatgaacgtatacatacaggagagaagccttactcctgctctgactgtggaaagagtttctctaaACTGTACAACTTAAAAAGACATGAACGTATGCATACAGGAGTGAAGCTTTAA